The following DNA comes from Hordeum vulgare subsp. vulgare chromosome 3H, MorexV3_pseudomolecules_assembly, whole genome shotgun sequence.
AACGCCGCGTTGCCCACCCTCGGCCCGCCGAAGGAGAAGACGGTCACCGGCGCGGCGCGGTTCAGGCCCAGCTCCGCGAGGTCGTAGGCCAGGAGCAGCGCGAGGGCGCTGCCCATGCTGTGCCCGGCGAGGGTCACGCTCACGTCCTCGCCCTTCTTGCCCGAGTGCGCGTCGACGAGGCGGGAGACCTCGCGGAGGAGCTGCTCCCGGCAGCTGCCGGCGCCGCCGAATCGGCACGTCTTATCGGCGGAGGTGTAGAGGCTGAGGAAGCCGGACTCGACCATGACGTCCGGGCGCGGGTCGCAGGGGTCGAGCCGCGCCGGCTCGAGGGAGCTCATGAAGTTGGCCATCCACTCGGCGGGGGTGACGGTGCCGCGGAACGACACGAGCACGTCCCGCCGCCCGAGCCGCCGGGTCATCTCGTCCGTGGACACCGCCACGTAGCCGATCCACCTCCCGCGCCCGCTGGTGGAGGCCTCCATGGTGGGCACGGTCATCACGTCCGGCGCCGCGTAGATGTACTTGGTCACCTCGTACCCGGCGCCGGCCATGCCCACCTCCTCCAGCATCCGCTCCTTGCCGTACTTGCAGTTGAGGTACCGGCGCGAGGCCCGGTCGAGGTCGAATGCCTTGTAGCAGGCGTCCACCAGCTCGCCGTACCGCGCCACCTCGCTCCGCAGAGCGGGCGCCGGTCCATCGATCCCGAGcagctcctcccagtcgtcgcacCCCTGAAGCTGCCGCCACATGCCCGCGACGGACGCCGTCCTCCGCGGGCCGCgtctcgccgccgccaccggcaCGGCCGCGATCGCCGACGTGGATGCGCAGCCCTCCGCCGTCAAGGCCGCGGCCGCTCTGCACCGCGCGGCCCGGCTCATCGGCTGGCTCCCGGCGCCGTAGAGCGTGGCGCATTGCGGCTTGAGCGCCATTGCTGCAATCGAGGAGGTGGCGTTTGCGGTGGCGGGCGCGAAGGCCATGAGCTAGCAGGTGCGCTGCGATCGAGGCGGTGGGAACGCGAAGACCATagagagcgagggagagggggggaGGAGAATGGCAGCGACGAGGATGATGGTGCATGGGGCGCGCGCGCGGGAGGGCATATAAAGGGTCCGCGGGACACCTCGGCTTGCGGTGGCTTGCACGCATGTCCCAATCCGCGCTGTGCGTCGGTACAGTGCTGAGTCTCCAAGCCAGTCACTCAGGAACGGGGGAAGCTGCCACAGCCGCTGCCGCCGCGCCCCTTTTCGGAATAATAACCAACTTGGCCATGACAGCCGCGCAACCACACCGCACCTCGATCGACCGGCAGAAA
Coding sequences within:
- the LOC123442023 gene encoding phospholipase A1 EG1, chloroplastic/mitochondrial-like, which encodes MAFAPATANATSSIAAMALKPQCATLYGAGSQPMSRAARCRAAAALTAEGCASTSAIAAVPVAAARRGPRRTASVAGMWRQLQGCDDWEELLGIDGPAPALRSEVARYGELVDACYKAFDLDRASRRYLNCKYGKERMLEEVGMAGAGYEVTKYIYAAPDVMTVPTMEASTSGRGRWIGYVAVSTDEMTRRLGRRDVLVSFRGTVTPAEWMANFMSSLEPARLDPCDPRPDVMVESGFLSLYTSADKTCRFGGAGSCREQLLREVSRLVDAHSGKKGEDVSVTLAGHSMGSALALLLAYDLAELGLNRAAPVTVFSFGGPRVGNAAFKARCDELGVKALRVANVHDPITKLPGILLNEATTGVLRPWRASCYTHVGVELPLDYFSARDPAAVHDLGTYIALLKKPPAAAAEAAGEGGGGVVGKVMEFVGRQRAGALQWQYAALQMGGLVQTLGLI